The DNA sequence GTTGATGAATATTATTTAACAGGCTCTAAGGCTTTTCACAACGTCCTTTCCATAATATTCATCAATTAAATTAAATGTACCCATGCCTCAACCTGTTATTCATATTGGCCGAATGGGCGTGACAAACTGCTACAGCCAAGGCATCGGCAACATCATCAGGCTTGGGAACTGCAGTTAGCGATAATATTACTTTCACCATCTGCTGTACCTGCGCCTTTTCTGCCCTCCCATAACCCACTACTGACTGCTTCACCTGCAGTGGAGTATATTCATAAATATTCAATCCTTTGTTGGCTGCTGCAAGAATTGCCACACCTCTGCCATGTCCAACAGTAAGAGCTGTTTTTACATTTTTATTAAAAAACAATTCCTCCACAGTAACCACATCAGGATGGTAAGTATCAATTAAACCTTCAGTCTCCCGGTATATCACTTTAAGTCTTTCGGGTAAGCTCATGGACGGAGCAGTAGTAACAGCTCCGTAATCTATGACAGTAAACTTGTTTCCTTCATATTTTATTATACCATAGCCGACAATTGCAATACCCGGGTCAATTCCCAATATTACCATGTTCCTTGCCTCTCATCTATAAGTAATTTTATTTATATTTATACTTTTTTATGCATAATATTTCATTCCGTATTCATCGTTACAACCTTCCATTAATTGTAAATTCTTAATTCCAAACTCCCAACTGTCCTCTCTCCTTTATTTTTATATTAATATCTTTTCATTTTACTATTGAATATTTATACATCATCATATATAATATACACAGAACTTTTCCAAAGCATATTTTATCATAACAAGGAGGATTTTGCATATGAGTAGTAAAGAAAAAGTAGTATTAGCCTATTCGGGCGGTTTAGATACTTCCATTATTATACCATGGTTGAAAGAAAATTACGACTATGAAGTAATTGCCATGGCTGCAGACGTAGGACAAGGAGAAGAACTGGCTCCTTTAAGGGAAAAAGCAATCAAGACCGGTGCAAGTAAAATTTATATAGAAGATCTTAAGGAAGAATTTGTTACCGACTTTATATTTCCTACACTAAAAGCCGGTGCCGTATATGAAGGCAAATATTTATTAGGTACCTCCTTTGCAAGGCCCTGTATTGCAAAAAGGCTTGTGGAAATAGCCAAAAAAGAAGGTGCTGTTGCCATATGCCATGGAGCAACCGGAAAAGGTAATGACCAGGTTAGGTTTGAGCTTACAGTGAAAGCATTGGCACCTCATCTGAAGATCATAGCTCCGTGGAGAATATGGGATATTAAGTCCAGGGAAGACGCCATTGACTACGCCCAGGCAAGAAATATACCCATTCCTGTTACCAAGAAAGACAATTACAGCATGGATAGGAATTTGTGGCATCTCAGCCATGAAGGTTCTGACCTTGAAGACCCGTGGAATGAACCACAGTACGATAAATTGCTTAAATTGATGACAACCCCTGAAAAAGCTCCAGAACAACCAACTTATGTGGAAATTTATTTTGAACAGGGGATTCCTAAAAAAATTAACGGCAAAGAATATGGCCCCGTTGAGTTGATCCAGGAATTGAATAAAATAGGAGGAGAAAATGGCATAGGTATTGCGGATATTGTGGAAAACAGGCTTGTTGGAATGAAATCCCGCGGTGTATATGAAACACCGGGAGGAACAATCCTTTACACCGCACATAGGGAACTGGAATACCTGACATTAGACAGACAAACCCTTCATTACAAGGAAATGATTGCAATCAAATTTGCAGAGCTGGTTTATGATGGAAACTGGTATACGCCTTTGAGAGAAGCTTTATCAGCATTTGTGGACAGCACTCAAAGAACAGTGACAGGCACTGTAAGACTCAAACTTTATAAGGGTAACTGTATGCCTGCAGGAGCAAAGTCTGAATTCTCTCTGTATAATGAAGCAATTGCAACTTTCGGCAGAGATGAAGTTTATAACCAAAAGGATGCTGAAGGCTTTATTAACTTGTTCGGTTTACCGTTAAAAGTTAGAGCTATGATGATGGAAAAAAATAAATAATTCGCAGTTAGAGGTTCGTGGCTGGTAGAAATATTTTGTTATAACTACAGGCCACGAACTATTATTGATAAAGGATGTGATAATGTATGAAGCTGTGGGGTGGCAGATTTCAAAAAGCCACAGATCATATGGTGGATGATTTCAACTCATCTATAAGGTTTGACCAACGGATGTACCGCCAGGACATTTTGGGCAGCATTGCCCATGCAAATATGCTTGGAGAATGTGGAATCATCTCTAAAGAAGATTCCCAACTTATCCAGAAAACTCTCCATGAAATATTGGCAGATATTGAAGCAGGCAAAATTGAATTTGAAATTGATGCAGAAGATATTCATATGAATATAGAAAAAATTCTTATTTCGAGAATTGGCGATGTAGGAAAAAAACTACACACAGGCAGAAGCCGCAATGACCAAGTAGCGCTTGATATACGGATGTATCTGAAGGATGAAGTTGTCCAATTGTGTTCAATACTTATTGAATTGGAACAGGTACTTATATCATTAAGTCAAAACCATCTGGAAACCATTATGCCCGGCTATACACATCTGCAAAAAGCTCAACCCATAACCTTTGCCCATCATTTAATGGCTTATTTCCAGATGTTTAAACGGGATATTGAGAGGTTAATGGATTGTTATAAAAGAATAAATGTAATGCCCTTGGGCTCGGGTGCTTTAGCAGGCACAACCTATAACCTCAACCGCCACCTGGTTGCCAGGCAGCTGGGCTTTGATGAAATTACCCAAAATAGCCTTGACGGGGTAAGCGATAGAGACTTTGCCATAGAATTGGCCTCCTGCCTCTCTATTGTTATGATGCATTTGAGCCGTTTCTGTGAAGAGTTGATTTTATGGTCTACCCATGAGTTTTCTTTTATTGAAATGGATGATGCCTATAGTACCGGAAGCAGCATCATGCCGCAGAAAAAAAATCCGGACGTTGCAGAACTAATCAGAGGAAAGACAGGAAGGGTTTATGGAGACCTCATGGCGCTATTAACAGTCATGAAATCTTTGCCTCTTGCTTATAATAAGGACATGCAGGAAGATAAAGAAGCAATTTTTGACGCCATTGATACCGTAAAGCTTTGTCTGCCTGTATTTATTAAAATGATTGAGACAATGAAACCCAATAAGGCCAACATGTATAAAGGCGCACAGGGTGGTTTTACCAATGCCACTGATGTAGCCGATTACCTGGTCAAAAAAGGACTGCCTTTCAGGGAAGCTCATGAAGTAGTTGGAAAAATGGTATTGTACTGCATTCGTAATAATAAAAATCTGGATGATTTATCATTAGATGAATACAAAAACTGCTCCCCGCTCTTCGAGGAAGACATATACCAGGCTATTAGTCTTAAACATTGCGTTGAAGATAGATCTCTGCCCGGCGGCCCGGCCAAAAAAGCCGTTTTGGATTCTATCGAACATGGAAAGCAATTTATTTCGAAAATGAAAGAAATATTCTAATACTTTTATTTACTTTTATTCTATTGCAAATAGTTGCTAACTGCATTTGTTTACTGGGTGACCAAACAGTGGTATAATATACTCGTTAAAGCTGTTAAGCTTATTATAAAAAAATAGATAAAATTATATATGTGTAAAGGCGGTTTAAATGTGAAAAAGGTTCCCAGAATTATGGTGTGCGTAACACGACAAAAAACTTGTGAACGATTGATAAAAATTGGGAAAAAAACTGCTCTTGAGGTTGGTGCAGACGTTTTTGTCGTCCATGTAGCCAAAGAAGGTTCAAACTTTTTAGATAACCCTCATGAGGGTGAAGCCTTGGAATATTTGTTTCAGATTTCCAAGAATGCAGGTGCAGATATGACTGTTCTGCGTTCCAATAATGTAGTAAATACCCTGGCAGAGTTTGCAAATAAGAATATGATTTCTACAATTATTTTAGGAGAATCACCCTATTCCCACAACAATACTAATATTATACGACAGTTGGAACATCTTTTACCCACCGTTGAAATCAGAATAGTCTCTGCATAAAGTAATTTGGTTTAATACATTAAAAAGCCTTCATGAGAATGAAGGTTTTTTTGTCTTTTTACAAACTTTTTACATAAAATATAAAATTCTATAACATAGAAATTTTATTATAATTTATAAATAAAGGTAATGATTATTTATGCTCAGGGAGGTATAGAAGTTATGAGTCTATTTTATGATAATTTTTTTACAAACTATCCGATACATATAAAAAATTTTAGCAGTAATAACGATTTACTAAACATTGATTTGGACAAATTAAAAATTTTAATCTATGAAAATTCAAAAAAGATTGATGAAGAGCTGAAAAAATTAAATGAACTCTCCAAACAAATAAGACTATAAAAAGTTTTACTACTTACAAACTTTTTATAGTCTTATTATAAAACTGCCACATGCAGCTTCGTATTCAGTCAAATCGAACCAAATACAGGAGCTAAATCAATGATAAGGTCAGGAAAAATAGATACCTTGACTTTATTTTCTTCGGTATAAGCCTCCGGCCTGCCATACCTTTTATTGTCCTGAAGAATAAAGACATTTACAAAATTGCCTTCAGGTTCAACTATCCAATATTCCTTTACTCCTGCATTTTCATATCTATTAAATTTCAATACCCGGTCTCTCCGTGCAGTTGACGGTGAAGATATTTCGATAATGAGAGATGGTACACCATAATATCCGGTACCTTTTAATCCTTTTTTATCACAAACAACAAGAATATCAGGCTGAAAGACATTGGTGGTATGTTCATCTTTCTCGTTTCCACAAGGGATTCTCAAATCGAAAGGTGCAGCAAATACTTGACAGGGTTTATCTTTGAGATAGTTGCTAAACTGTGTCAACAACTCTCTTGATAACGCCTGATGCTGCCAGGTCGGGGAAGCTTGCATATAGGGCACCCCGTCAATAATCTCCCATCTTTCTTCTTCCGGCCAGGTTAAATAATCAGCATAAGTGTATTTTTTGTTTTCTTGAGGCAATGGCACAAAACCACTCCTTTCATTTAACAATAAAATTGTATTTATTTGTGCTGGTTTTATGTCTGCTTTCAAACTATATTTTTCATTTGGGTAAAAATGATACTTTCACCGAACCTGCCCGCTTCCAAATATAATATATTTAATTGTGGTCAATTCCTTTAATCCCATTGGTCCCCGGGCGTGCAGCTTCTGGGTACTGATTCCTATTTCTGAGCCAAAACCGAATTCAAAACCGTCGGTGAACCGGGTAGATGCATTTACATATACCGCTGCAGCATCAACTTCCTGCAGGAATTGCTGTGATTTATTATAGTTAGTAGTAACAATAGCCTCGGAATGCCTGGTCCCATATTTATTGATATGTTCAATAGCGTGGTCAATATCATCCACTACCTTTACTGCAATGATGTAGTCAAGATATTCTTTATACCAATCTTCTTCAGTAGCCGGAACAACATCCGGAAATATTTTTTGGACCTCTTCACATCCTCTGATTTCTACATTCAATTTCCTCAGGCTGCTTAAAACTTTTGGCAGGAATTCCTGTGCTATTTTTCTGCTGACAAGAAGAGTTTCTGCGGCATTGCACACTCCCGGGCGGCTGGTCTTTGCATTGATGACGATCTTTTCAGCCATTTCCTGGTCACATTCGTCATCCACATACACATGGCAGTTGCCGACACCGGTCTCAATAACGGGAACGGTAGAATTATTTACCACTGTCTGAATAAGCCCTGCCCCTCCGCGCGGAATAAGTACATCGATGTATTTATTCAGCTTCATCATTTCTACAGCAGTTTCCCTGCGGGTATCTTCAATAAGCTGTATGCTTCCTTCCGGTAAACCTGCTTTTATTATAGCTTCATTCATGATTTCAACGATTGTCCTATTGGAGTGGATTGCTTCACTGCCGCCACGCAGTATAACTGCATTTCCTGCCTTTAAGCACAGGGCTGCGGCATCAACTGTTACATTGGGCCGGGCTTCATATATGATTCCTATAACCCCAAGGGGGACTCTCTTCTGTCCGATAGTAAGATTGTTTGGACGTTTCCACATGGAGATTACTTCACCTATGGGGTCCGGCAGGCTCTTAATCTGCAAAACACCTTCTGCCATTGATAAAATCCTTTTATTATTTAAAGTTAATCTATCCAGCAGGGCTCCTGAAATCCCTTTTTCTTTTGCATTTGTTAAATCCTTGTTGTTGGCTTCAAGGATTTTATCTTCATTTTTTATTAACTCATCAGCAATTGCCTGTAATGCATTGTCTTTAATGATGGTTGAAATGTTTGATAATTGATAAGATGCTTTTTTAGCTTTTTCACCTTTTAAAATCAATTCGCTCATTTTGTGAAACCCCCTTATACAATCTCTTTTAACTGCCGCACAATATGCTGGCCTTCTTTCAAAAATAAAGTACCTACCTGTTTACCTTCAAAAATCTCATATAATATTCTAGGATCTTCTCCGTTGGCAATAATCATATTAACTCCGGCTTTGCATGCAATTTCAGCTGCAGAAATTTTGGTAGCCATGCCTCCGGTCCCTCTGTTACTTCCGGCACCACCCGCCAATTTCTTAATTTCCTCGGTAATTTCTTCTACAACAGGAATAATTTTTGCACTTGAATCAATTCTGGGGTCTGCATTGTATAAGCCGTCTATATCAGAAAGAATCACTAAAAGGTCAGCATTTACCAGCGCACCCACCACTGCCGATAAAGTATCATTATCCCCAAATTCAATTTCTTCAACTGCAACCGTATCATTTTCATTCACTATAGGAATAATTCCTAATTCCAACAAAGTGTTAAAAGTGTTTATGGCATTTCTTTTACGGTGTGCTTCTTCTACAACATCTTTTGTTAACAGAACTTGTGCTACAATATGACCATATTCAGAAAACAGTTTATCATAAAGATGCATAAGCTCACATTGTCCTACAGCGGCAACAGCTTGCTTTTCCTGGGTTGTTTTTGGCCTTTGCCGGAGTCCAAGCTTTCCAACACCCACACCAATTGCACCGGAGGTGACAAGTATGATCTGCCTGCCCTCATTTTTCAAGTCTGACAATACCCTTACAAGGCATTCAATTCTTTTTAAATTTAATTTTCCTGTATCATACGTTAAAGTGGATGTACCCACTTTTACAATTATTCGTTGAGAAGTCTGAATTTCTTTTAATATCTGGTCCATTTTTATCCTTCTTTCATGTTATTAATAATTATATTTTACCAACAATATTATTTATTTCAAGTAAAAATTTCTATAAGGGATATATTTTTTAGTTAATGAATATTATTGTAATCACTAATCTACAAGGCTAACTCATTATCCCTTAAAATGCAAAATGCGACAAGCGAGAACCGTCCCCTGTCGCACTATTATCCCTTAAAATGCAAAATGCGACAAGCGAGAACCGTCCCCTGTCGCACTATTATCCCTTAAAATGCAAAATGCGACAAGCGAGAACCGTCCCCTGTCGCACTACTTATAATTCAACTTTAAAATTTCTTCTGCAATTTCTTTAAAAATTGGTGCTGCGGCCTTTCCCCCCTGCCTTCCGTTTTCTACAAATACTACCATTGCATACTTGGGCTTGGTAATAGGAAAATATCCTGTGAACCAGGCATGGACTTTTGTTTGTCCGTCTTCTGTTTTCCACCCTGTTTCGGCACTGCCGGTTTTTCCTGCTGCACCTCCGTATTCTTCAATCCTGGCATTTGTTCCTGTTCCTGAAGCTGTTACTTCTTCCATCATCTTCTGAATCTTTTTGGCAATGTCAGCGCTGATAACTGGTGTATCATCTTCACGTCGTAACTGTTTTACTACATTTCCATCATCTGTTACAATCGCATCTACAATATTTAATTTCTTTCTTATCCCATTATTCGCTATAGTTGTTACCATATCCGCCACCTGGATGGGCGTTACAAGTATTTCTCCCTGTCCTATAGAGATATTGGCAATCTCTCTAGGAGAAACATACTTCTTATCTGGAACATTTCCTGACTGCTGCTCCAGTCCGTCAAAAAGATGTATAGGGCTTCCAAATCCAAATCTCTTTGCCATATCTATAATGGATTTATACCCTAACTTTAATCCTGTGTCTATAAATAGAGGATTGCAGGAATAGGCAAACCCCTTTATAAAATTAATTTCACCATGACCATCTTCTTTATAGCACTTAAATTCTTTTCCATCCACATCGATACGTCCAGTGCATGTAAAAGGCGTCTCCATCTCAATAGTCTGCTGTTCCAGGGCAGCTGCAGCAACAACAATTTTAAATATAGAACCTGCATCATATGCGGAAAATGCTTTATTAACCAGCTCACTTTCCTGGCTCTCTATATACTGCTTAATATCATCCTGCAAATAATTAGGCCTGCTGGCTAACGCCAGAATATCACCCGTTTGTACGTCGGTCACAACAACGGCGCCGCTTTTCATTTGTGAGTCCGCTACTTTCTCCACTATGCTTTGTATATGATAATCCAAAGTAAGACGCACTCCGGTATTGTCGTTACTGCCAAAACAATTTACAACCCTGTAGCCCAGGCCGGGTATGGAACGTTTGAAAGCATCTCCAACCATCCCTATGCTCTGAGATTTTTGAGTGGCGAGGTATTGATTGAATGCCTTTTCAATTCCGGAATATCCCGACTGGTCAACGTCATTTATATATCCTATAACATGTCTTGCCAATGAAGAATTGCCATATCTCTTGCTTAAGCTTATAATTTTAACTCCGGGATAATTTAATTTTTCAGTAATCTCTTCCTCAGAATAATTATCTATGATAAAAGTTACGGGTTTTTTTTCACCTAATATCTCTTTTATTTGTTGTGTACTATATCCCGTATATTTTGACAGGTCCTGGGATACCTGGACAAAATCTTTAAAAAGGTTGGGAATAACGACCACATAATATTTATCTTCCCTATCGGTGAAAGGTATCATATTTCTATCATAAATATTACCCCTGGCAACTTTCAATGTCGTATCGATAGCTCTTTGCCGGGCTGCTTGTTGGGTTAAAAAATCTTTCTGTATTACCTGGAAATATAAAAGTCTCACAAACATGCATAAGAATAATATTGTAAAAAAAACTGTGATAAACCTTAATCTGTTGTGATAAATCAAAAGTGCACCTCCAAGTCAGGAAAATAGTTCATACTACATTTTTCCCAGACATAGGGTGCACTATACAATACTACCGGCCACTTAGATCTTTTTCTTCGCCCTTCTTACGCAGCATGGAATAGGGTACAACAGGAACTTTCATTGGTATTTTCAAAACCATCTGAGGATGGGGGGCAACATTGATTGCCTGGCCTTCCTCATTTCTCATTTCTTCTATAATCTGCGTGAAGAAAAAAGGCTTATCCGGCTGCACAACTTCAACCTCATCTCCAACAAAAAACCTGTTTTTTTGTTCAATGATTGCAATCCCAGTAACCGGATCATACTCCTTTACCAGTCCTACAATATCATATTCTCTTATATAGGAACTGGTATGATAAATTTGCTCCTTTCCAGAGGGTTTCCCAAAATAAAACCCTGTTGTGTACTCTCTATGGCTGACTTTCTTTAATTCATCAAGTAATGCCGGATCAAATACATATTTTCCCGGATTATCCATATATGCATCTATTGCCTGCCTATAGGCTTTTACTACAGTTGCTACATAGTAAGCACTCTTTACACGACCTTCTATTTTCAAACTTGATATCCCACTCTTCAACAGTTCAGGAATATGTCCAATCATACACAGGTCTTTAGAGTTATAAATAAACGTGCCCCTTTCATTTTCAACAACCGGCATGTATTCTCCCGGTCTTTTTTCCTCCATCAAATAATATTT is a window from the Petroclostridium xylanilyticum genome containing:
- the ruvC gene encoding crossover junction endodeoxyribonuclease RuvC, with protein sequence MVILGIDPGIAIVGYGIIKYEGNKFTVIDYGAVTTAPSMSLPERLKVIYRETEGLIDTYHPDVVTVEELFFNKNVKTALTVGHGRGVAILAAANKGLNIYEYTPLQVKQSVVGYGRAEKAQVQQMVKVILSLTAVPKPDDVADALAVAVCHAHSANMNNRLRHGYI
- a CDS encoding argininosuccinate synthase, with protein sequence MSSKEKVVLAYSGGLDTSIIIPWLKENYDYEVIAMAADVGQGEELAPLREKAIKTGASKIYIEDLKEEFVTDFIFPTLKAGAVYEGKYLLGTSFARPCIAKRLVEIAKKEGAVAICHGATGKGNDQVRFELTVKALAPHLKIIAPWRIWDIKSREDAIDYAQARNIPIPVTKKDNYSMDRNLWHLSHEGSDLEDPWNEPQYDKLLKLMTTPEKAPEQPTYVEIYFEQGIPKKINGKEYGPVELIQELNKIGGENGIGIADIVENRLVGMKSRGVYETPGGTILYTAHRELEYLTLDRQTLHYKEMIAIKFAELVYDGNWYTPLREALSAFVDSTQRTVTGTVRLKLYKGNCMPAGAKSEFSLYNEAIATFGRDEVYNQKDAEGFINLFGLPLKVRAMMMEKNK
- the argH gene encoding argininosuccinate lyase, producing MKLWGGRFQKATDHMVDDFNSSIRFDQRMYRQDILGSIAHANMLGECGIISKEDSQLIQKTLHEILADIEAGKIEFEIDAEDIHMNIEKILISRIGDVGKKLHTGRSRNDQVALDIRMYLKDEVVQLCSILIELEQVLISLSQNHLETIMPGYTHLQKAQPITFAHHLMAYFQMFKRDIERLMDCYKRINVMPLGSGALAGTTYNLNRHLVARQLGFDEITQNSLDGVSDRDFAIELASCLSIVMMHLSRFCEELILWSTHEFSFIEMDDAYSTGSSIMPQKKNPDVAELIRGKTGRVYGDLMALLTVMKSLPLAYNKDMQEDKEAIFDAIDTVKLCLPVFIKMIETMKPNKANMYKGAQGGFTNATDVADYLVKKGLPFREAHEVVGKMVLYCIRNNKNLDDLSLDEYKNCSPLFEEDIYQAISLKHCVEDRSLPGGPAKKAVLDSIEHGKQFISKMKEIF
- a CDS encoding universal stress protein UspA, which produces MKKVPRIMVCVTRQKTCERLIKIGKKTALEVGADVFVVHVAKEGSNFLDNPHEGEALEYLFQISKNAGADMTVLRSNNVVNTLAEFANKNMISTIILGESPYSHNNTNIIRQLEHLLPTVEIRIVSA
- a CDS encoding Uma2 family endonuclease; this encodes MPLPQENKKYTYADYLTWPEEERWEIIDGVPYMQASPTWQHQALSRELLTQFSNYLKDKPCQVFAAPFDLRIPCGNEKDEHTTNVFQPDILVVCDKKGLKGTGYYGVPSLIIEISSPSTARRDRVLKFNRYENAGVKEYWIVEPEGNFVNVFILQDNKRYGRPEAYTEENKVKVSIFPDLIIDLAPVFGSI
- a CDS encoding glutamate-5-semialdehyde dehydrogenase codes for the protein MSELILKGEKAKKASYQLSNISTIIKDNALQAIADELIKNEDKILEANNKDLTNAKEKGISGALLDRLTLNNKRILSMAEGVLQIKSLPDPIGEVISMWKRPNNLTIGQKRVPLGVIGIIYEARPNVTVDAAALCLKAGNAVILRGGSEAIHSNRTIVEIMNEAIIKAGLPEGSIQLIEDTRRETAVEMMKLNKYIDVLIPRGGAGLIQTVVNNSTVPVIETGVGNCHVYVDDECDQEMAEKIVINAKTSRPGVCNAAETLLVSRKIAQEFLPKVLSSLRKLNVEIRGCEEVQKIFPDVVPATEEDWYKEYLDYIIAVKVVDDIDHAIEHINKYGTRHSEAIVTTNYNKSQQFLQEVDAAAVYVNASTRFTDGFEFGFGSEIGISTQKLHARGPMGLKELTTIKYIIFGSGQVR
- the proB gene encoding glutamate 5-kinase, giving the protein MDQILKEIQTSQRIIVKVGTSTLTYDTGKLNLKRIECLVRVLSDLKNEGRQIILVTSGAIGVGVGKLGLRQRPKTTQEKQAVAAVGQCELMHLYDKLFSEYGHIVAQVLLTKDVVEEAHRKRNAINTFNTLLELGIIPIVNENDTVAVEEIEFGDNDTLSAVVGALVNADLLVILSDIDGLYNADPRIDSSAKIIPVVEEITEEIKKLAGGAGSNRGTGGMATKISAAEIACKAGVNMIIANGEDPRILYEIFEGKQVGTLFLKEGQHIVRQLKEIV
- a CDS encoding peptidoglycan D,D-transpeptidase FtsI family protein; translated protein: MIYHNRLRFITVFFTILFLCMFVRLLYFQVIQKDFLTQQAARQRAIDTTLKVARGNIYDRNMIPFTDREDKYYVVVIPNLFKDFVQVSQDLSKYTGYSTQQIKEILGEKKPVTFIIDNYSEEEITEKLNYPGVKIISLSKRYGNSSLARHVIGYINDVDQSGYSGIEKAFNQYLATQKSQSIGMVGDAFKRSIPGLGYRVVNCFGSNDNTGVRLTLDYHIQSIVEKVADSQMKSGAVVVTDVQTGDILALASRPNYLQDDIKQYIESQESELVNKAFSAYDAGSIFKIVVAAAALEQQTIEMETPFTCTGRIDVDGKEFKCYKEDGHGEINFIKGFAYSCNPLFIDTGLKLGYKSIIDMAKRFGFGSPIHLFDGLEQQSGNVPDKKYVSPREIANISIGQGEILVTPIQVADMVTTIANNGIRKKLNIVDAIVTDDGNVVKQLRREDDTPVISADIAKKIQKMMEEVTASGTGTNARIEEYGGAAGKTGSAETGWKTEDGQTKVHAWFTGYFPITKPKYAMVVFVENGRQGGKAAAPIFKEIAEEILKLNYK
- a CDS encoding peptidase U32 family protein translates to MKKPELLAPAGNLEKLKMAVIYGADAVYLGGEEFGLRAAADNFNTEEMKEGVEFAHSRGKKVYVTANIIPHNEDLQGLPEYIREVSEIGVDALIVSDLGVFAIAKEVAPDLEIHISTQANNTNWKSAEFWHKLGAKRIILARELSLQEIKEIREKVPADVELECFVHGAMCISYSGRCLLSNYMANRDANRGACAHPCRWKYYLMEEKRPGEYMPVVENERGTFIYNSKDLCMIGHIPELLKSGISSLKIEGRVKSAYYVATVVKAYRQAIDAYMDNPGKYVFDPALLDELKKVSHREYTTGFYFGKPSGKEQIYHTSSYIREYDIVGLVKEYDPVTGIAIIEQKNRFFVGDEVEVVQPDKPFFFTQIIEEMRNEEGQAINVAPHPQMVLKIPMKVPVVPYSMLRKKGEEKDLSGR